One window of the Cryptomeria japonica chromosome 7, Sugi_1.0, whole genome shotgun sequence genome contains the following:
- the LOC131030395 gene encoding uncharacterized protein LOC131030395 has translation MPGFSSLTRRTKNMVVAGGLTGFVAGVYIYTMRAVGGTDELQVAIDTFEKQERQKDSLATAVESTRS, from the coding sequence ATGCCTGGATTCTCAAGCCTGACTCGTAGAACAAAGAACATGGTTGTGGCAGGAGGTTTAACAGGCTTTGTTGCAGGTGTGTATATTTACACAATGCGGGCAGTTGGAGGCACTGATGAATTGCAGGTTGCTATTGACACTTTTGAAAAGCAGGAGAGGCAGAAAGATTCTTTAGCTACAGCTGTAGAATCAACGCGATCCTGA